GCAGGGCCTACGCCGCGGGCGCGGGCgcgcgcagccgacgccggcgtgGGCGCGAGAGCTTCTCTTCGAGAAGGCCGTGACCCCGAGCGACGTCGGCAAGCTCAACCGCCTCGTGGTGCCGAAGCAGCACGCCGAGAAGCACTTCCCTCCGACCACTGCCGCGGCCACCGGCAGCAACGGCAAGGGCGTGCTGCTCAACTTCGAGGACGGCGAAGGGAAGGTGTGGCGCTTCCGGTACTCGTACTGGAACAGCAGCCAGAGCTACGTGCTCACCAAGGGCTGGAGCCGCTTCGTCAAGGAGACGGGCCTCCGCGCCGGCGACACCGTGGCGTTCTACCGGTCGGCATATGGGAATGACACGGAGGATCAGCTCTTCATCGACTACAAAAAGATGAACAAGAATGACGGCGCTGCCGACGCGGCGGTTTCAGATGAGAATGAAACCGGTCATGTCGCTGTCAAGCTCTTCGGCGTTGACATTGCCGGAGGGATGGCGGGATCATCAGGTGGCTGAAGGGCACGGCCGGTAAGTTCTTGGTCTTCTCTGCCGCAG
The Aegilops tauschii subsp. strangulata cultivar AL8/78 chromosome 3, Aet v6.0, whole genome shotgun sequence genome window above contains:
- the LOC109776774 gene encoding putative AP2/ERF and B3 domain-containing protein Os01g0140700, translating into MASGKATKPGMEDDNDMEYSSAESGAEDSAAESSSPVLAPPRAAPSSRFKGVVPQPNGRWGAQIYEKHSRVWLGTFPDEDAAARAYDVAALRFRGPDAVINYQRPPAAEEAGSSSSRSELDPELGFLADHSKAEIVDMLRKHTYDDELRQGLRRGRGRAQPTPAWARELLFEKAVTPSDVGKLNRLVVPKQHAEKHFPPTTAAATGSNGKGVLLNFEDGEGKVWRFRYSYWNSSQSYVLTKGWSRFVKETGLRAGDTVAFYRSAYGNDTEDQLFIDYKKMNKNDGAADAAVSDENETGHVAVKLFGVDIAGGMAGSSGG